The Pantanalinema sp. genomic sequence CTCCCCGCCCCCCGGTGGGGCGGGGTCGGGGGTGGGGGGATTCAATCAAGTTCCGCTATACCGGAACCGGCACCCCCGCCAGCAGCTCGTCCAGGAGCGCCAGCCGCCCCTGCCGCGAGGGCCTGCCCGCGAGCACCAGCCGGTGCCCCAGCACCGCGCGCGAGAGCACGCGCAGATCATCCGGCGTCACGTAAGCCCGGCCGTCGAGGAAGGCATGCGCCTGCGCCAGCCGCTGCCAGACCAGGTTGCCGCGCGGGCTCAGGCCGAGCAGGATCTGCGGGTGGTTCCGCGTCTCGTTCGCCACCCGCACCATGTAATCCCGCAGGCTCGCATCCACCTTCACGGCGTGCACCTCCGAGCGCCAGGCCAGCAGCTCCTCCGGCGTCACCACCGGCGCAAGCTCCGCCTCCTCGGCGCGGGCCCAGTGGCCCGAGAGCAGCTCGCGCTCCGCCTCGGGCGACGGGTAGCCCAGCGACAGCATCACGGCGAAGCGATCGAGCTGCGCCTCCGGCAAGGGGAAGGTGCCGTGGAACTCGACCGGGTTCTGGGTCGCAATGACGAAGAAGGGACGGGGCAGGGGGTGGGACTCGCCGTCCACCGTCACCCTTCCCTCCTCCATCGCCTCGAGCAGGCTCGCCTGGGCGCGGGGCGAGGCCCGGTTGATCT encodes the following:
- a CDS encoding MoxR family ATPase; this translates as MAHPRILIENMRQAVVGQDRALELVVTSLLAGGHVLLEDVPGVGKTLLAKTLAQSIAGVFRRVQFSSDLMPSDVTGTNVFNPQAGSFRFVPGPAFAHVLLADEINRASPRAQASLLEAMEEGRVTVDGESHPLPRPFFVIATQNPVEFHGTFPLPEAQLDRFAVMLSLGYPSPEAERELLSGHWARAEEAELAPVVTPEELLAWRSEVHAVKVDASLRDYMVRVANETRNHPQILLGLSPRGNLVWQRLAQAHAFLDGRAYVTPDDLRVLSRAVLGHRLVLAGRPSRQGRLALLDELLAGVPVPV